GAAATCGACGGGTTTTGCGGGTTCGGACTTTGGTTCTTCGACAACAGTCGGCGCGGGTGCCGGAGCAGGCTCGCTCACGACCACCTCCTCGGGTACGGGCACGGGCGTGCCCTGCGCAGGAGCGACACAAGCAGCAGTGAGGATAAGGAGAAGCGGCGCGACCCTTTCGCGCATCACGGCTTGAGGCGCTCCGTCGCGAGTTGGGGCGACGCATAGGCCTCTTGATATTCGACCGACCAATAGCGCAATTCGTCGAGCGGAATGGGTTCGCCCGAAGCGGCACAGAAGACGTGCTGGCCTGCGCGCAGCACGCGAAAGCCGTTGGGGCCATATTGCAGTTTCGCCTCGCCCGAAGCGGGGCCGGAATTCTTGTTCATCAGCATGGTCCGCGTCCTAGCACTTCGCGCCTATCCGAACAAATCATCCTGCGCCGGCGGTGTTCCCTTCCCGGGCGGCTTTGCGCGTGGTTTGGGCGGCTTGGAAACCGGCGGCGTTTTGCCAGTCGTGACGGCCAGGTCTCCATCGCGGAATTTCAGTGTCAGAGCCGCTTCTTCCGAAGCGGCCGCATGAGTGGTCACGGTTTTGCCGTCCGGTCCAATGACCCGCACGTAACCACGCTTCACAACATTGTCCGGATCAAGCGAGACCATCAGGCGAGATACCGCGGTCAGTCGCTGCTGTGCCTGCTCTACGCGGCTCTTCAGTAGCGGCGCATTGAGGCGCGCCCGGTCGGACTGCAGCCGGTCCCTTGCCCGGGCCGCGCGATCCCGCAGCCCATTGCCGAGCCGAGTCACTGCATCGTCCAACCGCTGCGCCTGTGGCTGGAGCAGGACCTCGAGCTTGGGAATGCGCTGGACCCGAGCTTCCAGGCGCTCGCGGCCCAATTGGACGGGGCGCAGTATCGCGCGTTGTTGGCGCGCACCGAAATCGGAAAGCGCCGCGGCAAGTTCCTGGCGGACTGGCACGGCCATCTCGGCAGCAGCGGTAGGTGTCGGGGCGCGCCTGTCGGCAGCATGATCCGCCAGTGTGGTGTCTGTTTCGTGGCCGACCGCGCTTATCGTCGGGATGGAGCTTTCGGCGATCGCGCGCACGACCACTTCTTCGTTGAAGCTCCACAAGTCCTCGATCGAACCGCCCCCACGAGCGACGATAACGAGGTCCGGGCGGTCCGGATGACCTTCGGGCAACGCCGAAAAACCGCGCACCGCGCCTGCCACCTGGTCCGCTGCACCCTGCCCCTGAACGAGGACGGGCCACACGATCACCCGGCTGGGGAAGCGGTCGGCAAGCCGGTGGAGAATATCGCGGATGACCGCCCCGGTGGGCGAGGTCACCACGCCGATGGTGCGGGGCAGGAAAGGAAGCGCCCGCTTGCGCCCCTCGTCGAACAATCCCTCCGCAGCAAGGCGCGCGCGCGTCTTTTCGAGCAGCGCTAGCAAGGCCCCTTCGCCTGCCAGCTCCATCCGCTCGATCACGATCTGGTATTTCGATCGGCCAGGATAGGTCGTCAGCTTGCCGCTGGCCACGACCTCGAGGCCGTCTTCGGGCTGGAATGCCAGGCGCTGGGTATTACCGCGCCACATCACCCCGTCGATGACCGCCTTCTCGTCCTTGAGCGCGCAATACATGTGCCCGCTGGTCGCGCGTTTGACGCCGGAAAGCTCGCCGCGCAGACGCACAAAGCCGAAGCTCTCCTCCACCGTTCGCTTGAGCAGGCCCGAAATCTCGCTGATCGAGAGCGGGGCAGCGTTGTCCCCGGCGCGACCCTTCGCTACCAGATTGTCATCTTGGGAATCTGACGGGAAATCGGCGGGCATGAATATCCTTTTGCTGGGCGGCGGTGGTCGCGAACATGCGCTTGGCTGGAAACTGGCGCAATCGCCGCAATGCGACAAGCTGTGGGCTAGTCCCGGCAACCCTGGAATGGCCGAATGCTCGGAATGCATCGAGCTCGATGCGAGTGATCACGGCGCGGTGGAGCAGTTTTGCCGCGACAAGTCCATCGGACTGGTCGTGATCGGTCCCGAAGCCCCCTTGGTAGACGGATTGGCAGACGATCTGCGTGCAGCGGGCATTGCAGTTTTCGGACCCTCCAGGGCCGCCGCGCAGCTGGAAGGCAGCAAGAGCTTCACCAAGGAACTGTGCCAGCGAGCCCGCATCCCGACCGCCCGGTTCGAACGCTGCACCTCGCTCGAGGCGGCTTGGGGTGCGCTGAAGAAATTCGACCCGCCCTTCGTCCTCAAGGCGGACGGTCTCGCGGCAGGCAAGGGTGTCGTCATCGCCGAAACCCGCGAAGGTGCGCAGCACGCGCTTTCGGAAATGTTCGACGGCAAGTTCGGCAGCGCCGGCAGTGAAGTCGTCATCGAGGAATTCCTGCAGGGTGAGGAGGCAAGCTATTTCGCCCTGACTGACGGTGAAACCATCGTCCCGATCGGCAGCGCCCAGGACCACAAGCGCGTGGGTGAAGGCGACACCGGACCCAATACCGGCGGCATGGGCGCCTACTCTCCTGCGCCAGTGCTGACCGATGCTCTCAAAGAGCAGGTCATGCGCGAGATCATCGAGCCGACAGTTCGGACCATGCGCGAAGAGGGGCACCCCTATTCGGGCGTCCTATACGCGGGTCTCATGCTTACCAAGACGGGGCCGCAGCTGATCGAATACAATGTGCGCTTCGGCGATCCGGAATGCCAGGTGCTGATGATGCGGCTGGAAAGCGATCTCGTCGAAATCATGCACGCCTGCGCCGAGGGTCGTCTCGGCCAGATCAAGGCGCCGCGCATGGCGGACAAGTTTGCCCTCACGGTGGTCATGGCCGCTCAAGGCTATCCCGATACGCCCAAGAAGGGCGGCGCCATCCATCTCGGCAGTGCGGAAGCGGACGGCGCCAAGGTCTTCCATGCAGGCACGAAGATGGACAGCGGCCAACTCGTAGCGAACGGCGGCAGGGTGCTCAACGTGACTGCAAAAGGCGCGAGCGCGACCGAGGCCCAGCGCAATGCCTATGCGGCAGTCGATGCCATCGACTTCGCAGAAGGTTTCTGTCGCCGCGACATCGGCCAGCGAGAGGTCAGGCGCGAGCGGGGCTAAGGCAGTTCCATGCTGCTTTACGGGCTGGCCTTCCAGAACCTGGCGCTGATTGCGCTGATCCTTGGCCTGTTTTTCGCGCAACCTGCGCCATTTGGACGGAAGTTGTGGGTGATCGGCGGGGCATCCGCTTTCGTAGCCGGGGTCCTCTTGCTGGGTGTGTGGGTATACCCGCCCCCGCTGGGAGCGGCTATCTATCTCACCCTGTTTGTAGCGGCTTGCATTAGATGGCTCCGTCAGCCCGCTCCCGAAAACGCCGCAAGTCGCGCGAGCCTCTTTGCGGCAGCAGGTTTGGCCACCTTGGGGGCAGCCATGATCTGGCAAGGGGTTACGGGGCGGATCGCCCCCGACGAACCTTATCTGTCACTGGCCAGCCCGCTGCCTGAGGGTGCCGGATATTGCGTCCTGTCGGGAGGAGCCTCCGTCGGCCTCAACCTGCATTACGTCGTGAGCGCAAGCACGGCGGCGGACTTCGAAAAGCATTCCGTCGACCTGATAGCGACCAACGCACAGGGGTTCAGAACGAAGCCCGGACTATCCCATCATCCCAAGCCGCTTTCGCCGGAATATTACGCGGTGTTCGGAACCCCGGTAACCGCACCGTGCACCGGACAGGTTGTCGAGACGGAGAATGACAAGCCGGATGTTCTTGCGGGGCACAAGTCCCGCTCTCGCGACGGGGCGAACTTCGTCCTGCTGAGGTGCGAAGGGCGCGAAGTGCTTATGGCCCATTTCAAGCAGGGTTCCGTGAGGGTTTCGGAGGGCGATACCGTCGCAGCGGGAAGTGTGCTCGGCCTGGTCGGCAATTCCGGCAATACGGAAGAACCGCACCTGCATATCCACGCGCAGGAAGAAAGCACCGATGGACGCCTTGTCCCGGTGCCGATCCGTTTCGAAGGGCGTTACCTCGCGCGCGGCGACTGCCTCTGAAATGCGACCCGACGCTTTGCACTTGCCTTTTCATCAATCGGAGCGGCAAACTCAGAGCATGGAAAAAACCGGATCGCTCGCACGTCTCGTCTTTCCCGCCATCGGCGCCCTTGCCCTTGGCGGCTGCCAGACAGCTTATGTCGATGAACAGGAAGCTAGTGCCGGCCCTGCGCCCTCGAATATGGCGCACGACAATCCGCTCGCCTTCGCACAGGGCGCCTGCGGCGGATGTCACGCGGTCGAGAAACCGTGGCTATCGCCTAACCCCGCTGCGCCGACATTCGCCGAAATTGCCAATCGGGAAGGCGTCACCGAAGCGACCCTTCAGACCTACCTCACCGACGCGCACAATTACCCGCTGGTGATGGATTTCGATCTCGACGCCGAGCAGGCGGCAGAGCTTGCTCACTACATTCTCGGCCTGAAGGACGAGGACTACCACACGCCCCCGTCCTGACCGGACCTTAGCCGAGCTTTTCTGCAACGAGGGCCTTCAGGTCCTTCTCGCTGCGCGCACCGATGTGGCTGATGATCTCGGCTGCGCAGATGGCGCCCATGCGGAGGCAGGTTTCAAGGTTTTCCTCGCGTGCATGGCCGGTGAGGAAGCCCGCCGCGAATAGATCGCCGGCACCTGTCGTATCGACGACCTGCTCGATCGGTTCGGCTTCGATAGCGACTCGCTCTCCGTTCGCGATGCCGACGGCGCCCTTGGCGCTGCGGGTCGCGACGAGGACGGGGACCTTGTCGGTCAGCGCGGCGAGGCCGGCATCGAAGTCGTCTTCGCCGGTCAGCGTCGCCAGTTCGTGCTCGTTGACGAAGAGGATGTCGATCTTGCCTTCTTCGATCAGGGCGCGGAAATCGTCGCCGTGGCGTTCGATCACGAAGCTTTCGCTGGCGGTGAAAGCGACCTTGCGGCCAGCCTCGCGGGCAACGTCGATCGCACGGCGCATGGCGCTGCGCGGCTCTTCCGGATCCCAGAGATAGCCTTCGAGATAAAGGATGCCGGCGCTGGCAATGAGCTCGTCGTCGAGAGCCGTCGGGGGCAGGAACTGGCTGGCACCGAGGAAGGTGTTCATCGTGCGCTCGCCATCGGGCGTCACGAAAATGAGGCAGCGCGCAGTCGGCGGATCGCCGTCGCGGGGCGCGGTGTCGAAATCGATGCCGACAGCCCGGATGTCGTGGCTGAAGATTTCACCCAGCTGGTCGTTGGCGACCTGGCCGACGAAAGCACATTGCGCGCCGAGCGAGGACATGCCCGCCAGCGTATTGGCTGCCGAGCCGCCGGAGATCTCGGTAGCGCGGCCCATCGCGTCGTAGAGTTCTTTGGCGCGCGAGGTATCGACGAGGGTCATTCCGCCCTTGGCCAATCCCAATTCGTCGATGAGATCGTCTTTGCAGGGGGCCATGACATCGACGATGGCGTTGCCGATGGCGATGACGTCGTAACGGGGCTGGGACATTTCTACTCCGGGAGGATCAATAAACGGTGTGTCGGGCGCCGTTAGCGCTTCGTCGGGCATTGGCCAAGGGCAGCGTTGACTTGGGCCGCCCTTGTGCGCAATCGCTGGCAGGAGATGATATCGCTTCCCCGCGCCCTTACCCTGTCGCTCGGCCAGTTGGGCGATCCTGCGATCGTGAAGGTGCTGGTGAAGAGCATCGCGGTCACGATTCTGATATTTCTCGCAACAGGTTCTGTAATACTGACGGCGCTTTACAGAGCACTCGTAGCTTATGGCGTAGGCTTGAGTGCAGAGATCAGCGCTGTTGCCGCAGTCCTGCTTACGGTCGTTGCCGGCTGGCTGCTGTTTCGCTTCGTGGCGCTTTTTGTCCTGCAGTTTTTCGCCGACGAGATCGTTCGCGCGGTCGAGGCACGGCACTATCCCCATGCGGCCGCTGTCGCCAACCTCCCGTTCCGGCAGGAGCTGGCAGGCAGCCTGCGATCGACAATGCGCGCGCTGCTGGTGAACCTTGCCGCCCTACCCTTCGCCCTGATCCTGCTCGTGACCGGCGTGGGAACGGCAATCCTGTTCTGGGCGGTCAACGGCTGGCTGCTCGGCCGCGAGCTGCAGGACATGGTGTGGCTGCGTCATCGCGGCCATGCGCAGGAGATCGCGCCGATTACGCCTGCGCAAAGGTTTCTCCTCGGCGGTACGGTGGCGGCGATCCTTCTCGTGCCCTTCGCCAATTTGCTCGCCCCCGTTATCGGCGCGGCGAGCGCAACCCACATGGTGCATCGCGGGAGACAAACCGATGCGTAATTTCGCTGCGCTACTGCTTTTCGCCACCGGGTTATCGGCCTGCGTCAGCGCACCGCCCGCGCCATCGGCACCGCCACCGCGCGCGCCGGTCACGGCGCCGCCGCCCCAGCAACCGGTCGAGGTCGCCCCGTCTTCGGGTGGTTTCATCGCTCCGCGGGTCATGAATGTCCCCGGCCTCGAAGGCGTGATCGGCAAGAATGCGACCGCGCTCGCCAACATATTCGGCCCCCCGCGGCTCGAGGTGAAAGAGGGCGACGCGCTGAAGCTGCAGTTCACAGGATCGGCCTGCGTGCTCGATATCTATCTCTACCCCCTTTCCCCCGGAGCACAGCCCAGCGCGACTTACGTATCGGCGCGCAGGTCCAGCGATTCCCTCGATGTAGACCGCGCAGCTTGCGTCTCGGCGCTGCGTCGGTAAGATGAAATTAATAGCGTAATACTAGGGAAATCGGGTCCATTCAGGGGGACTTGGAACAATGAGTACGCAATTCGACCAAATCGCCGAGCATGCTGCGGCTGACGGCAAGGTCACGCCAGAAGAAGTTCTGCAGCTGCGCCGCGAATGCTGGCCCGACGGAATTATCACCAAGGCAGAGGCCGATGCGATATTCGCGCTCAACGACAAGCTGACCGAGCGCGGGCCCGAATGGAC
This DNA window, taken from Qipengyuania seohaensis, encodes the following:
- the xseA gene encoding exodeoxyribonuclease VII large subunit yields the protein MPADFPSDSQDDNLVAKGRAGDNAAPLSISEISGLLKRTVEESFGFVRLRGELSGVKRATSGHMYCALKDEKAVIDGVMWRGNTQRLAFQPEDGLEVVASGKLTTYPGRSKYQIVIERMELAGEGALLALLEKTRARLAAEGLFDEGRKRALPFLPRTIGVVTSPTGAVIRDILHRLADRFPSRVIVWPVLVQGQGAADQVAGAVRGFSALPEGHPDRPDLVIVARGGGSIEDLWSFNEEVVVRAIAESSIPTISAVGHETDTTLADHAADRRAPTPTAAAEMAVPVRQELAAALSDFGARQQRAILRPVQLGRERLEARVQRIPKLEVLLQPQAQRLDDAVTRLGNGLRDRAARARDRLQSDRARLNAPLLKSRVEQAQQRLTAVSRLMVSLDPDNVVKRGYVRVIGPDGKTVTTHAAASEEAALTLKFRDGDLAVTTGKTPPVSKPPKPRAKPPGKGTPPAQDDLFG
- a CDS encoding DUF2093 domain-containing protein — protein: MLMNKNSGPASGEAKLQYGPNGFRVLRAGQHVFCAASGEPIPLDELRYWSVEYQEAYASPQLATERLKP
- a CDS encoding EI24 domain-containing protein, which codes for MISLPRALTLSLGQLGDPAIVKVLVKSIAVTILIFLATGSVILTALYRALVAYGVGLSAEISAVAAVLLTVVAGWLLFRFVALFVLQFFADEIVRAVEARHYPHAAAVANLPFRQELAGSLRSTMRALLVNLAALPFALILLVTGVGTAILFWAVNGWLLGRELQDMVWLRHRGHAQEIAPITPAQRFLLGGTVAAILLVPFANLLAPVIGAASATHMVHRGRQTDA
- a CDS encoding M23 family metallopeptidase, with protein sequence MLLYGLAFQNLALIALILGLFFAQPAPFGRKLWVIGGASAFVAGVLLLGVWVYPPPLGAAIYLTLFVAACIRWLRQPAPENAASRASLFAAAGLATLGAAMIWQGVTGRIAPDEPYLSLASPLPEGAGYCVLSGGASVGLNLHYVVSASTAADFEKHSVDLIATNAQGFRTKPGLSHHPKPLSPEYYAVFGTPVTAPCTGQVVETENDKPDVLAGHKSRSRDGANFVLLRCEGREVLMAHFKQGSVRVSEGDTVAAGSVLGLVGNSGNTEEPHLHIHAQEESTDGRLVPVPIRFEGRYLARGDCL
- a CDS encoding adenosine kinase, yielding MSQPRYDVIAIGNAIVDVMAPCKDDLIDELGLAKGGMTLVDTSRAKELYDAMGRATEISGGSAANTLAGMSSLGAQCAFVGQVANDQLGEIFSHDIRAVGIDFDTAPRDGDPPTARCLIFVTPDGERTMNTFLGASQFLPPTALDDELIASAGILYLEGYLWDPEEPRSAMRRAIDVAREAGRKVAFTASESFVIERHGDDFRALIEEGKIDILFVNEHELATLTGEDDFDAGLAALTDKVPVLVATRSAKGAVGIANGERVAIEAEPIEQVVDTTGAGDLFAAGFLTGHAREENLETCLRMGAICAAEIISHIGARSEKDLKALVAEKLG
- the purD gene encoding phosphoribosylamine--glycine ligase, which translates into the protein MNILLLGGGGREHALGWKLAQSPQCDKLWASPGNPGMAECSECIELDASDHGAVEQFCRDKSIGLVVIGPEAPLVDGLADDLRAAGIAVFGPSRAAAQLEGSKSFTKELCQRARIPTARFERCTSLEAAWGALKKFDPPFVLKADGLAAGKGVVIAETREGAQHALSEMFDGKFGSAGSEVVIEEFLQGEEASYFALTDGETIVPIGSAQDHKRVGEGDTGPNTGGMGAYSPAPVLTDALKEQVMREIIEPTVRTMREEGHPYSGVLYAGLMLTKTGPQLIEYNVRFGDPECQVLMMRLESDLVEIMHACAEGRLGQIKAPRMADKFALTVVMAAQGYPDTPKKGGAIHLGSAEADGAKVFHAGTKMDSGQLVANGGRVLNVTAKGASATEAQRNAYAAVDAIDFAEGFCRRDIGQREVRRERG